The window CGCTACTGGAAGGGATTCACCACCGGCAAGGCCGCGTATCTCGGCGGCGTATCGCATATCGATTACGGGATGACGACGAACGGCATACACGAATACGTGCTCGGCATACTCGAAAAGCTCGCCATCGACGAGGCGACAGTAACGAAAGTGCAGACCGGCGGACCCGACGGCGACCTCGGCAGCAATGAGATACTCATCTCGAAGGATAAGACCATCGCGATCATCGACGGCGGCGGTGTCCTGTATGACCCCCTTGGACTTGACCGCGCTGAACTTTCACGGCTTGCCGCCGCGCGCATCGATTCCGGTCACTTCGACGAGAAAAAGCTCTCGGCACAAGGCTTCAAAGTGCGCGTATCCGACAGGAATATCACGCTCCCGGACGGCACGCTCGTCGTTTCCGGGGCGGGACTGCGCAACAGCTTCCACCTCGACGCGCGGGTGAAGGCCGATCTTTTCGTTCCCTGCGGGGGACGGCCGAAATCGATAGACGGCACGAATTGGCAGACGCTCATCGATGCGAACGGCACACCGAAATACCGCTTCATCGTGGAGGGAGCGAATCTTTTCATCACGCAGGATGCGCGCATCGCGCTCGAGCGCAAAGGGGTGCTGCTCTTCAAGGACAGTTCCACGAACAAAGGCGGCGTCACCTCATCGTCGCTCGAGGTGCTGTCCGGGCTCGCGTTTACTGACGAGGAGTTCAACGAGCATATGGTGCTCCATGACGGCAAAGAACCTCTGTTCCGCAAAAAGTATATCGAGGAGATAGTCGCTGTCGTCCGTGCGAAATCACGCGCGGAATTCGAGGTGCTCTGGCGGCTCCATGCGGAGACAAAGCGCCCTGTCTCTGAGCTTTCCGATGCGCTTTCGGCGAAGATAAATGAAGTGACGACGGCGATATCGCGGTCCGACCTGTTCGCCGACGGAACATTGCGCGCCGCCGTGCTCGCCAGGCATATACCGGCCTCCCTCGTATCGCGCATCGGCATGAAGGCGATAATGGAGCGCGTACCGGAGAACTATCAGAAGGCGATCGTCGCGCGGACGATAGCGAGCACCTTCGTGTATACGTACGGGATAGCGCCGGGATACGAGGATTATCGCGCATATCTCGCATCGTTCCGCTGACCGAACACGCCAACGATAGGTATCCGGCACAAAGGGGATGAACATGGAAATAGCGGCGGTAGTACAGAACCTTGGATCGGACGCCGTCGAAGCGTTCACACCGGCGTGGACGGAATCGGAGGCGTGCTACCCCTACCCGCATCCGTTCTTCCTCGACGATGCCTATGTGAAGGACGTTCGCGCCCGAGCAAAGCTCGATGCAGGGCTCATCGATGTGCTCGTCCGTACCGCCGGCATCATCCGTTCCGACGAGGCGCTCTCGCATATGGCATGGCACTGCTACCGCCTCCTCTATCTCAAGCGCGATTATTATCAGTTCGGCAAATGGCCGCTCTTCACCGAGAAACTCGGCAGCGATGCCGGCGTATTCTATCTCCTCATTGTGCTCGCATCCGCTGAACGGACGATAGCCATTCACGGCGCTCGCGGCATACCGGCGGATATCACCGACGGCGTACTTCTTGACTACGGCATCGGCGTTGCCCGCTTCGGCCGATTTCACAGCGGGAAGATCGGTTCCCCGCATACGCATGTTCCCTGGTATCGCAATCACTACGACGGCGTACTCTTCCGGCTCGGTCGTCTGCAGTATGTGATTAACCCCATGCGTTACGCCATTCGCGTATACCGCAACAGCCGCACCCATGAAGTGCTCGCACTGTCCGAACCCGGGCTCAAATTCACGGGCGATGGTTTCGTCGACAGCATCCCGCAGGTGAACGAAAAGAACGGCTTTACCGCGTCGCTTGCGTTCGACGGAACGAATATCATCGGTAATCCGATTCTCCCGACCGGCACGGCCGCACGCGAAAAAGTGAGATTACCGGTATCGATATGGAAGAATGCCGTGGCCCGTGACGATATGCTCCTTGCCATGCATATTCCCGAAGGCGGCGGCATGGGCATCGATAAATGCCGCGCATCGATGGAAGAAGCGTTCCCGTTCTACGAAAAATACGTACCCGAGTCACCGGCAAAAGGCATCATGTGTTCGTCATGGATATTCAGCCCCGAATACGGGTCGTTCTATTCGCAGGATGTGAACTTCGTGCGCTATCAGCATGAGCTCTATCTCTTCCCCGTGCACTCGAGCGGCAAGGACGGCGTCTACTTCGTGTTCGACCGCGAGGATGTGACCGATCCGAAGGACCTCCCGCGCGATTCGAGCCTGCGCATCGCGATGGCCGACCGTCTTATCAACGGCGGCGTGCTCAGGAGCGGCGGCATGTTCTTCCTCCCGGAAGAGATGCCGAAATTCGGGACGCAATGCTATCGCTCGCAGCCGTGGGTCGCGGCATTGACCGCCGGGGACAGCATAGCACTGGCAAATTCCGATATGGATATCGCTGACTGAATCGGCTTGGAATATGAGAATTCCTTGACGAAGAAAAGTCATTATGCTATAATTGCCGCGTAATGACCTCCACCGGAGTTTCGGTCGCGTCACTGCATCGCCTCCGGCTGGTCGCATTGCAACTTACTGTAAGGAGATCGCGAATGCAGGAATCGAAACTCTACGTCGGGAATCTGAGCTACTCGGTGACCGACGAACAGCTGCGCACGCTTTTCGCCGCGCACGGCGAAGTAGCGAGCGCGAACGTCATCCCCGGGAAGGGATTCGGCTTTGT is drawn from Spirochaetota bacterium and contains these coding sequences:
- a CDS encoding NAD-glutamate dehydrogenase domain-containing protein, whose amino-acid sequence is TKDVRPDATSAFRDYVDGLLDLILPEHKAEIRNYDEEILFLGPDEGTADLMDSACERARDRGYRYWKGFTTGKAAYLGGVSHIDYGMTTNGIHEYVLGILEKLAIDEATVTKVQTGGPDGDLGSNEILISKDKTIAIIDGGGVLYDPLGLDRAELSRLAAARIDSGHFDEKKLSAQGFKVRVSDRNITLPDGTLVVSGAGLRNSFHLDARVKADLFVPCGGRPKSIDGTNWQTLIDANGTPKYRFIVEGANLFITQDARIALERKGVLLFKDSSTNKGGVTSSSLEVLSGLAFTDEEFNEHMVLHDGKEPLFRKKYIEEIVAVVRAKSRAEFEVLWRLHAETKRPVSELSDALSAKINEVTTAISRSDLFADGTLRAAVLARHIPASLVSRIGMKAIMERVPENYQKAIVARTIASTFVYTYGIAPGYEDYRAYLASFR
- a CDS encoding acyltransferase domain-containing protein, translated to MEIAAVVQNLGSDAVEAFTPAWTESEACYPYPHPFFLDDAYVKDVRARAKLDAGLIDVLVRTAGIIRSDEALSHMAWHCYRLLYLKRDYYQFGKWPLFTEKLGSDAGVFYLLIVLASAERTIAIHGARGIPADITDGVLLDYGIGVARFGRFHSGKIGSPHTHVPWYRNHYDGVLFRLGRLQYVINPMRYAIRVYRNSRTHEVLALSEPGLKFTGDGFVDSIPQVNEKNGFTASLAFDGTNIIGNPILPTGTAAREKVRLPVSIWKNAVARDDMLLAMHIPEGGGMGIDKCRASMEEAFPFYEKYVPESPAKGIMCSSWIFSPEYGSFYSQDVNFVRYQHELYLFPVHSSGKDGVYFVFDREDVTDPKDLPRDSSLRIAMADRLINGGVLRSGGMFFLPEEMPKFGTQCYRSQPWVAALTAGDSIALANSDMDIAD